In Candidatus Manganitrophus morganii, the genomic window GTTGCTTCATCGCACTTCATAATCAAACCTCCTTCCAAGCCAGCCCATGGCGTTATCCAAGATCAGGCCGACGATGCCGATGACAAAGATCGCCAGGATAATGTGTTCCAGGCTGAGGTTGTTCCATTCATCCCAGACGAAGAAGCCGATCCCGATTCCGCCGGTCAGCATTTCCGCCGCCACAATCACAAGCCAGGCGATCCCGACCGAGATCTTAAGGCCGGTGAAGGTATAGGGAAGGGTCGCCGGCAGGAGAATCTTCGTGAACCGCCGCCAGGGGGAGAGCTTCAGAATGCGCGCCACCGAAATATAATCGGCTGGGATCTTCTGAACTCCGAAAGCGGTGTTCAAGACGATCGGCCAGATGGCGGTGATGAAGATGACGAAAAAGGCGGCCGGGTTGGCCGCTTTGAAGGTAGCCAGTCCGATCGGAAGCCAGGCGAGGGGCGAAACCGGTCTCAAAATCTGGATCAGGGGGTTGACCGCCCGGTGAAACGCCGGCACCGCGCCGACGAGGAACCCGACCGGGATACCGACTGCGGCGGCCAAGCCGAATCCGACCGCCACCCGCCCTAAGCTGTAGAGCAACTGCCAGCCGAGTCCCATATCGTTGGGGCCGCGATCAAAGAAGGGGTCGCGGATCAGATCCCAGCTGTGCGTGAACGTTTTGATCGGCCCGGGAAGCATCGGCGCGACCGTTCGGCTGATTGCCTCCCAAATTCCGAACACAATTGCGAAAACAAGCAGCGGCAGGATCAGCCGATCGAGGCGCGGAAAACGGAACCGGCGCTTCGGCGCCGTGATCTCCGGACCCGGCGCCGGTTTCTCCTCCGCCCCGCGGATCGCCTCTTCTGTCGCTTGGAACACCACCTCCATCTCCACCTTCTCCATCCTCAACTCCTCCGAATCTTAAACTTTTGGACATATCCCTCCGGGTCGGACGGGTCGAACTCGATCCCGTCGAAAAGGGTCTCCTTCTTGTACTCTTCCTTCGGAACCGGGATGCCGAGCGACTTGGCCGCGTCCCGGTAGAGATCGGTCCGGTTGACCTGATCGACCACTTTCTTATAGTCGATCGGCTTGTCGATAAATCCCCAGCGCCGATGCTGCGTCAGAAACCAGAGGCCGTGCGATTTGCAGGGGAAAGTGACCTCCCCGCCGCGGTAGAACTTCATATAGTCGGGATCGTCGACCGTCTTGCCGTCGCCGTAGTCGATCTTCCCCCGGATCCGCCCCAAGAAGACCTCGGTCGGCGCGTTGACATATTCCTTGCGGCTGATGATCTCCGCAACCTTGGCACGGTTCTCCATCTTGTCGAGGTGTTGAGAGGCCTCGATGATCGCCATCAGCAGCGCCTGGACCGTCTTCGGATTTTTCTCCGCAAACTCCTTCGTCATCCCCAGCACCTTCTCGGGATGATTTTTCCAGAGCTGCTGTGTCGTGATGGCGGTCCAGCCGATGCCGTCGAAGATCGCCCGCGCTCCCCACGGCTCCCCGACGCAGAAGCCGTCCATGTTTCCGATCCGCATGTTGGCGACCATTTGGGGCGGGGGGATGGTGATCAGCTTGATATCATTGTCCGGGTCGATCCCCCCCGCGGCAAGCCAGTAGCGCATCCACATCGCGTGGGTTCCGGGCGGGAAGGTCATCGCGAAGGTGTAGGTCCGCTTTCCCTTATCGGCGTCGATCTGCTTCTTCAGATCGGCGAGCGTGTTCACCCCTTTTTTCTTTAAATCGGCGCTCAACGTGATCGCCTGGCCGTTGTGATTGATCGCCATCGGGATGATCATTTCTTTTTTCTGCCCCTCGGCCCCGGTGATCCCGAGGGTGGAGGCATACGGCATCCCATAAAGGATATGAGAGGCTTGAAGCTCGCCGATCGTCAACTTGTCCCGAACCCCCGCCCACGAGGCCTCCTTCGAGACGATCACTTCCAGGCCGTATTTTTTATAAAGTCCTAACTCATACGCCATGACGACCGAGGCGCAATCGGTCAAGGGAATGAATCCGACTTTCAACTTGGCCGTCTCCGGCGTATCGCCCGTCCCCGCAAAGAGCCCTCCCGCCAAGGGCGGCAGTCCCGAAAGAAGCACCCCGAGCGCCGAAAGTCCGGCGGCGCCGAGAAACCGCCGTCGGGTGATCTCGTTCTTCTTATTTGATGATTCTGGCATCTCTTCCCCTTTCATCGGTCAGCGTCAGCCCCAAAAACCTTCTTGTGTCAACCCTAAAGCCCCCATCCATCCTCGCAGGACATCGTGCCGGGTCACCGTTCCAACCAAATGGTTCTCTCGATCGACCACCGGGATCCGAAAAAGGTGAAGCTCCATCATGTAATGGGCCACCTCTTCGAGGGGAGTCGCCTCATCGATCACAACGGGGCAGATCTTCATGACCTTGCCTGCCGTTGTTTCCTTGAGATCTTTCCCCTCCATCAGCGCGTTGATCAGATCGATCTCGCTTACCTTTCCGACCACTTGGTCTTTCGAATTGACGATCGGCATTCCGTGAAAGCCCGACTCTAAGAGAGCCAGGGCGATATCGAATGCCGACGTCTCCTCCCGGGCCGATAATGTATTCGTCTTTTTGATCTCTCCCACGGTTGCATAGTGCGGCTTCATCTGGATTCCTCCTCAAACAAAAAAAACGCCCGCCTCCATGAGAGAAACTTCACTTCATCATGGAAGAGAGCGCCTTCGCTGCTTTCGGAATACAACGCTGTATCCTGCCCGTCTAAAGAGCAAATCGAATGCCAACTCATGCGCCGGGCATGGCAACCACACAAAGAGCTGATTTCACATACGATTTCTAATTTTATTCAGAAATCGGCATGATCGACCGAAGGAGGTCTCCGCGACGGAATTGTCTGGTTTCTGACAAGGGGGGTGATCGAAAAAAATAAGTTCTCTCTTAAACAAGCCCCCCATCCGACCGGCACGCGAGTGCTTGTATCGGTCATCGGCTAAGAGAGCTGAGTCAATCCGTGCAGGTCAGATGATCCTCCTTGCACCCTCCTCAAGGCGAGGCGAGCAGATGGCTAATTATATTAATTACTTGACTGCTCTCATTTATTTCTGTATATTGCCCGCGGGCGAGACATTTTTATTTCTTCATAAGATCCTTTCTATCCTGCCGCAATCCAGCTTTGTGTTTAAACTGTAAGGGAGTGGATAGTGATGACTCGCATCCCTTCCGATTTAACTAAACATGAACTGGTTACCATTCTAGAGTTGATTCATGCCTCGCTAAGTGTCAACGGCGAGGAAGAATTTAAATTCCTTCTCTCCCGCGTCGAAGCACTCATTCCCTCTACACATACGATCATTTGCCTTGGAAAAATCGACGCCGAAACCCGTTTTCAAAGCTTCATGAAAATGATCAACATTAGCTACCCCCTCGACTGGATCAGTCTATACACGAAAGAGGATTATGCGGAAGTAGATCCCATTCTTCAATCTCATTACGGTCGATTTAAGACCCAGATCTGGTCGGAAACTTATCGACAAGCCTCCTCCCCAGGCGAGTTAAAATTTATTAGAGATGCGGACACATTCGGCTTATCGGAAGGGATTACGCTCGGTGTCGCTTGCCATCGAAGCGGGGTCGGGAGCATCTTCTCCTTCGCGGGCCAATCGATGTCGGATCATACCCGTCACGCCACGATACTCGAATATCTTGTGCCCCACCTTCATGTCGCACTGATGCGAACCCTCTCCCCCTCCTCCACCCAAAATCCGGATCTCTCACATCGTGAGCGAGAGGTTCTGGATTGGATGAAGGAAGGGAAAACGAGCTGGGAAATTTCCCACATCCTTCACATCAGTGAACGGACAGTGAATTTTCATGTCCAAAATATTCTTTCAAAACTTCAGGCTTCGACCCGTGGACACGCCATTGCCCTTGCGCTACAACAGGGGCTGATCGGACCGTAGCCATCCATTCTAGAAATTCAGGCTGGCGACTCCGATTGTGGGATCGAAATGCCTCCCAATCCAGAATAGCGGCCATTGAGTTTGCGCCCGCCGGAGGGAGACATTTCACCGGACCAATCGGCGTCGAAATAAACCCCAGGAATTGAAGGATTCTCCAAAAACGCTTCTCGACTTCGAGATAGGAATACCGGACGTTGTTGACGAGGGTCCACTGATAGAGCCCTTTGAGAAGGATGTTCAGATAGCGGGAAGAGAGTCCTTGTTCTTTTGCGGAGGGGGTTATCGCGAGCCTGGAAATTTCGGCGGTATCGATCTCTTTGCGGATCTGGTATCCGGGGGCAACCAAATCGGAAAAATCGGTCTCCAACATGAAGGGTTGGTTCGGAGGGAGGAGACGGATCATTCCCAGAAGCGTATTCTCTTCCGAGAACAGTCCCAGCAATGTTGCAAACGAATCGTACCGGTCGATCTCCAATCCGGTCGAATTGGCTGGAACCCAGCCGAGAGTCTCGCAAAAAATCTCATACCGCAGCCGGTAAGCCTGCAAATACTCTTCTTCCGATTCAATCGATCTGATCCAACATCCATCTTCATAAAACTGAATCGTTCGATAATCCATTTTTTCCTCCATTTGTGAAAGGGTGAAATGACGGGGATACAAGCCAAGGCTACCTGAAGACGACGAATCTGCCGACCTGTTAGAACTGACAGGTGACTTTTTAGGCGAGCCCGATAGAATGCACATTGAAATAAACTGAGAAGAACATTCATTGAAATAGGAACTTTCTTATCGCGAAGGACTGGAAAGAACATCGAGTAGATTTCTTGAAACCGGGATCTCTTTTCTTTTTGTCTCTTGACGAGAAGCGCGTGGAACCGTGATGGGTGTAAACCTGCCTTATTTATAGAAGTGGTAGAACCGACGAACAACATACCGAGAGGGAAACGATGATGTCGTCAGATAACATTAAGGATGGGCTTAAAAACCATCAGGAAAGTCTTGCAAAATTTGCGCAGGGTCAAGAAATAGAAAAAAACAAAATCACGGGAACACCTTATTTAATGTCTCCCCACAGCGGCAAAGAAAACGAAAAGACGACGGAAATCGTCGAAAAACCGAAGACGAAAACGAAGCGACAAATGCCTCACAAGAGGCCCCTTACGAAACGGGAAGCGGAAATCGTTCGCTTGATTTCGGGCGGATTGAGAAATAAGGACGTCGCAAAAACACTCGGAATCAGCGTCAAGACAGTTGAAACTCATCGGGTAAACATTATGAACAAGCTTGCCCTTCAGAATCTTGCACAGTTGATACGTTATGCCGTTCAGAACGGGCTCATTCATATTGAAGTAGAAAATAAGTAGTCCGGTCGATACCAGCCCAGCCCTTCCGGAGCCAGCCCTCTACCTCTAGACGTTATGTTTTGCCGTAACGACCTATTGATTTTTATCGTTCAATTTCTGTTCCCTAAAATCCGTTATCGTTCGGCCTATTCCCCATCCGAGTGATCGACTTCCTTTCCCTATCCTTCTATATGCCGGAAACTTCTTGACAAAAAGGGTGAAATCGTGTTTAATAACTTTTTTTGAAGGACCAGAAAAAGGGAGATTGGAAATGCACGCAGTGATGGAAACAGGTGGAAAACAGTATCGGGTGACCACCGGTGATGTCGTTCAAGTGGAAAAATGTATCGGTCAGGTCGGCGATAAGGTTGAGATTCGATCCCTTTTGCTCCTGCAGGATGATCAGGGAGTCACCGTCGATCCCGAACAGATCAAAACCGCCAAGGTGGTCGGTGAGATTCTCCAGCAAGGCCGGAATCGCAAGGTGGTTGTCTTCAAGAAAAAGAGACGAAAGAACTATCGGAGAACGCAGGGCCACCGGCAGGCATTCACCCGTCTGAAAATCGTCGAAATTGTTTCATAAATAAGCGAGCGGCCGGGTTCCCGGCGCGAGCGCGGGGCGTGGGGGCATTGGAGGATGGAGTGGCGCTCCGTTCGCGCCTCTCCACCGCACAGGCCCTCACATCTAATAGACTTAAGGAGTTAGAGAAATGGCACATAAAAAAGGGGTTGGCTCCTCCCGAAATGGCCGCGACAGCCACTCTCAACGGTTGGGAGTCAAGCGGTTCGGTGGCGAGCAGGTTTTGGCCGGTAATATCTTGGTCCGGCAGAGGGGGACCCGCATCCATCCCGGCTTGAATGTCGGAATCGGAAGCGACGATACGCTCTTCGCCAAGATCTCCGGCGTTGTTACGTTCGAGCGGGTTGGAAGAGATAAAAAGCGGGTCAGCATCTATCCCTCCTCGTAACGCTCCTTTCCACCCTCCTCTCCCTCATTTTAGAAAGCGCCTTTAGGGCGCTCACATTCCGATTGGAATCGCTGTGTTTATCGATCAGGTTAAAATCTACGTCAAGGCCGGCGACGGGGGGGACGGGTGCGTCAGCTTCCGGCGGGAAAAATATGTCCCGCGCGGCGGCCCCGACGGGGGGGACGGGGGTCAGGGGGGGG contains:
- a CDS encoding response regulator transcription factor, coding for MMSSDNIKDGLKNHQESLAKFAQGQEIEKNKITGTPYLMSPHSGKENEKTTEIVEKPKTKTKRQMPHKRPLTKREAEIVRLISGGLRNKDVAKTLGISVKTVETHRVNIMNKLALQNLAQLIRYAVQNGLIHIEVENK
- a CDS encoding GNAT family N-acetyltransferase, with the protein product MDYRTIQFYEDGCWIRSIESEEEYLQAYRLRYEIFCETLGWVPANSTGLEIDRYDSFATLLGLFSEENTLLGMIRLLPPNQPFMLETDFSDLVAPGYQIRKEIDTAEISRLAITPSAKEQGLSSRYLNILLKGLYQWTLVNNVRYSYLEVEKRFWRILQFLGFISTPIGPVKCLPPAGANSMAAILDWEAFRSHNRSRQPEFLEWMATVRSAPVVAQGQWRVHGSKPEVLKEYFGHENSLSVH
- a CDS encoding CBS domain-containing protein codes for the protein MKPHYATVGEIKKTNTLSAREETSAFDIALALLESGFHGMPIVNSKDQVVGKVSEIDLINALMEGKDLKETTAGKVMKICPVVIDEATPLEEVAHYMMELHLFRIPVVDRENHLVGTVTRHDVLRGWMGALGLTQEGFWG
- the rpmA gene encoding 50S ribosomal protein L27, whose translation is MAHKKGVGSSRNGRDSHSQRLGVKRFGGEQVLAGNILVRQRGTRIHPGLNVGIGSDDTLFAKISGVVTFERVGRDKKRVSIYPSS
- the rplU gene encoding 50S ribosomal protein L21; its protein translation is MHAVMETGGKQYRVTTGDVVQVEKCIGQVGDKVEIRSLLLLQDDQGVTVDPEQIKTAKVVGEILQQGRNRKVVVFKKKRRKNYRRTQGHRQAFTRLKIVEIVS
- the ntrB gene encoding nitrate ABC transporter permease; translation: MEKVEMEVVFQATEEAIRGAEEKPAPGPEITAPKRRFRFPRLDRLILPLLVFAIVFGIWEAISRTVAPMLPGPIKTFTHSWDLIRDPFFDRGPNDMGLGWQLLYSLGRVAVGFGLAAAVGIPVGFLVGAVPAFHRAVNPLIQILRPVSPLAWLPIGLATFKAANPAAFFVIFITAIWPIVLNTAFGVQKIPADYISVARILKLSPWRRFTKILLPATLPYTFTGLKISVGIAWLVIVAAEMLTGGIGIGFFVWDEWNNLSLEHIILAIFVIGIVGLILDNAMGWLGRRFDYEVR
- a CDS encoding ABC transporter substrate-binding protein, whose translation is MPESSNKKNEITRRRFLGAAGLSALGVLLSGLPPLAGGLFAGTGDTPETAKLKVGFIPLTDCASVVMAYELGLYKKYGLEVIVSKEASWAGVRDKLTIGELQASHILYGMPYASTLGITGAEGQKKEMIIPMAINHNGQAITLSADLKKKGVNTLADLKKQIDADKGKRTYTFAMTFPPGTHAMWMRYWLAAGGIDPDNDIKLITIPPPQMVANMRIGNMDGFCVGEPWGARAIFDGIGWTAITTQQLWKNHPEKVLGMTKEFAEKNPKTVQALLMAIIEASQHLDKMENRAKVAEIISRKEYVNAPTEVFLGRIRGKIDYGDGKTVDDPDYMKFYRGGEVTFPCKSHGLWFLTQHRRWGFIDKPIDYKKVVDQVNRTDLYRDAAKSLGIPVPKEEYKKETLFDGIEFDPSDPEGYVQKFKIRRS